A window from Chroicocephalus ridibundus chromosome 11, bChrRid1.1, whole genome shotgun sequence encodes these proteins:
- the NHP2 gene encoding H/ACA ribonucleoprotein complex subunit 2: MAREKQQEAEAEGTPERSYREQLDFLNPIAQPLASRKLTRKLYKCIRKAAKHKQIRRGVKEVQKFINKGEKGITVLAGDTLPIDVYCHIPIMCEDRSLPYAYVPSKSDLGAAAGSKRPTCVIMIKPHEEYQETYDECLEEVGALPLPL, from the exons ATGGCgcgggagaagcagcaggaggcggaggcggagggaACGCCAGAGCGCTCGTACCGGGAGCAGCTCGACTTCCTGAACCCCATCGCCCAGCCGCTCGCCTCCCGCAAGCTGACGCGCAAGCTCTACAAGTGCATCAGGAAAG CGGCCAAGCACAAGCAGATCCGTCGCGGCGTGAAGGAGGTCCAGAAGTTCATCAACAAAGGCGAGAAGGG GATCACGGTGCTCGCCGGCGACACGCTGCCTATCGATGTGTACTGCCACATCCCTATCATGTGCGAGGACAGGAGCCTCCCCTACGCATACGTCCCTTCCAAATCG GACCTGGGAGCCGCCGCCGGCTCGAAGCGCCCGACCTGCGTCATCATGATCAAGCCCCACGAGGAGTACCAGGAGACCTACGATGAGTGCCTGGAGGAGGTGGGGGCTCTGCCCCTCCCGCTGTGA